The following proteins come from a genomic window of Gimesia chilikensis:
- a CDS encoding serine/threonine-protein kinase: MSDPAADNPEPEPTRENVNPQSVEGLFLAALEKKTPAERAQFLDETCGADLEQRRRVEALLLAYDDAGSFLEKSPVGSGTAEPLSLDFLTPSDDPSLLGTLGDYQVQEVIGQGGMGIVFRALDPKLNRIVAIKVMSPLLAVNPNARKRFLREAQAAAAVSHPHIVTIHAVDEATLPYLVMEYVVGQSLQEKLDKVGSLKVTEILRIGNQITEGLAAAHKQGLIHRDIKPANILLENGVERVKITDFGLARAVDDVTITRTGEVSGTPQYMSPEQASGDRVDQRSDLFSLGAVMYAMCTGRSPFRASNLAAVVRRVCDDTPRPIQEVNEDIPEWLIEIIECLLEKQPEHRIQTAAEIAELLGTHLARLQHPGYTPEARPPRAARPAPRQKIEVPQAPQPVETVADLEPELRHKTPGNLVGGMLLAVGVGIFLAFSLMRTGPQLEEVHLLDKVVKVSGTLVAIMVFSTIIYLVRGTEGRRLPATTWFLCLASLNLTLFLSFVITLMVRMKVPLLNVEPDMYQVLLASLIALLGVSGFAVYQLWRFYQSLEPGQFNAMQQRDAWLFTIMGIGIWVLLVLWNWAEATGIIPAMLSISKDWQMVPVIVLALLGGLCLSVGFWLDQNLKKRLGLTAEDALEIPETVMAPQGKRGSQFDRIVVGVGAVLLILPLLIWLFGISTGLHFTYSVAEMVLVSSLFFVPVGLLVMICGAQNLVEPDSRSEKVLDGLFLLACLFAGPVGILLYIARYLKRRDARAAGTLEQQPAPEGDPFVQEQRRSNKRVIIGVLVGILLQLSSILVVQIWRHLNPTEQGFILSWGLNLVVVSAMLIAAYFIRRKGAAAANRNPWVFMEWVTILVACLMLLSLLLPTLRNPANEKVILQYSGTTPISKVVVEADRYYQVQSWPYELIVEPGVQYIKVSFTASGQLVKFTKKIDKQPGEPLLVDLTSQIVAMTRNLQKPTPAELRGPGAILISGQTPFLRAGIFTIYSPDAASMEMGGGDMSGMGMSGEFRSPGPLGFAERFFTLEPMTHEVPAGKYTIRVASTLAGWEGEYSTPQYDLKEVEVKPGEIVSVTIKPDYRKLAENHPDWSRGGLFKFHWAKTNRYSLKIYTLSLPQALVVQQLLQAYADGKPDVAESALLKVAAENNKAEPPKTLAAIFNNGQHPAWKSLIIPGKTTGTWRLTEQQLNQPVQSMGGGGLGDGFGSRVTNPFGGGTFENNRTQSQQHSFPEQKQGTQNPFSQQPVQATKPRPARTPYKSVVLFGKDPGMSIDLAPLKNDSGTRIMKRVQRGASTFEVTPGEYAVTVSTQLVGWATNGRSARYVDSELNLKADQSVEKTLHYDFKKLAANHRDWAADEHFYFHWPNPKQGVGMEFDFSAQQAKVVQELLQAFADGKPDVPETTLLKIFGNVIELDKSSNSQLKSLEEIFSDIKQPDWKQLIVPGQSEKTWRLVDPEFQQRQQAKSQTTEKSSEPVGGGVK; the protein is encoded by the coding sequence ATGTCTGATCCTGCTGCTGACAATCCGGAACCGGAGCCCACGCGCGAGAATGTGAACCCGCAGTCGGTTGAGGGCCTCTTCCTGGCGGCACTCGAAAAGAAGACCCCGGCAGAACGGGCACAGTTTCTGGATGAAACCTGCGGTGCAGATCTCGAACAGCGTCGTCGTGTGGAAGCATTGCTCCTGGCCTACGACGACGCGGGCAGCTTCCTGGAAAAGTCCCCCGTCGGTTCCGGCACAGCAGAGCCTTTGTCACTCGATTTTCTTACCCCTTCCGACGACCCGAGTCTGTTAGGGACCCTGGGAGACTACCAGGTTCAGGAAGTCATCGGGCAGGGGGGGATGGGCATCGTCTTTCGGGCCCTGGATCCCAAGCTCAATCGGATCGTCGCCATCAAGGTGATGTCCCCCCTCCTGGCCGTTAATCCCAATGCCCGCAAACGCTTCCTGCGGGAAGCGCAGGCCGCCGCTGCAGTCAGCCATCCGCACATCGTCACCATTCATGCCGTCGACGAAGCGACGCTCCCCTACCTGGTGATGGAATACGTGGTGGGGCAGTCACTGCAGGAGAAACTCGATAAAGTCGGCTCACTCAAAGTCACCGAAATACTCCGCATTGGCAATCAGATCACCGAGGGGCTCGCTGCCGCTCACAAGCAGGGATTGATTCACCGCGATATCAAGCCTGCCAATATCCTCCTGGAAAATGGTGTCGAACGGGTCAAGATTACCGATTTCGGTCTGGCTCGTGCCGTCGATGATGTCACGATCACGAGGACGGGTGAAGTCTCAGGCACTCCGCAGTACATGTCCCCCGAGCAGGCCTCGGGAGACCGCGTCGATCAACGCAGCGATCTCTTCAGCCTGGGCGCGGTCATGTATGCCATGTGTACCGGCCGCTCCCCCTTCCGGGCCAGTAACCTGGCCGCCGTCGTCCGCCGCGTCTGCGATGACACACCCCGACCGATTCAGGAAGTCAACGAAGACATCCCCGAGTGGTTGATCGAAATCATCGAATGCCTGCTGGAAAAACAGCCCGAACATCGCATTCAGACCGCAGCCGAAATCGCCGAACTGCTGGGAACGCACCTCGCCCGCCTGCAGCACCCGGGATACACACCGGAGGCACGTCCTCCCCGCGCTGCACGACCCGCGCCACGACAAAAGATTGAAGTCCCGCAGGCACCACAACCCGTCGAAACTGTCGCGGACCTGGAACCGGAGCTCAGGCATAAGACTCCCGGCAATCTGGTCGGGGGGATGCTGCTGGCAGTCGGCGTCGGAATCTTCCTGGCCTTTTCGTTGATGAGAACCGGTCCACAACTTGAGGAAGTCCATTTGCTGGACAAAGTCGTCAAGGTTTCGGGCACGTTGGTGGCGATCATGGTGTTCTCGACAATCATCTATCTGGTGCGGGGAACTGAAGGACGGCGACTCCCGGCGACGACCTGGTTTCTCTGTCTCGCCTCGCTGAATCTGACGCTCTTCCTGTCATTTGTGATCACTCTGATGGTCCGCATGAAGGTCCCCCTGCTGAACGTGGAACCCGATATGTACCAGGTTCTGCTGGCTTCGCTGATCGCGCTGCTCGGCGTCAGCGGATTCGCCGTCTATCAACTCTGGCGTTTTTACCAGTCACTGGAGCCCGGCCAGTTCAATGCGATGCAGCAACGCGATGCCTGGCTGTTTACCATCATGGGGATCGGAATCTGGGTGCTGCTGGTGCTCTGGAACTGGGCTGAAGCGACGGGAATCATACCTGCGATGCTGTCGATCTCCAAGGATTGGCAGATGGTTCCGGTAATTGTACTCGCTCTGCTGGGCGGACTCTGTCTCAGCGTCGGTTTCTGGCTCGATCAGAACCTCAAAAAACGACTGGGGCTAACCGCTGAGGACGCGCTGGAAATCCCTGAAACGGTCATGGCCCCACAGGGAAAACGCGGGTCGCAGTTCGACCGGATTGTGGTCGGTGTCGGTGCCGTCCTGCTGATCCTGCCCCTGTTGATCTGGCTCTTTGGCATCTCTACCGGACTGCATTTTACCTACAGTGTGGCGGAGATGGTTCTGGTCTCATCCCTGTTTTTTGTCCCCGTCGGGCTGCTGGTCATGATCTGTGGGGCACAGAATCTGGTCGAACCCGACTCACGTTCGGAAAAGGTGCTGGATGGACTGTTTCTGCTGGCCTGTCTGTTTGCCGGTCCGGTTGGAATTTTACTCTACATTGCCCGCTATCTGAAACGGCGCGATGCACGTGCGGCAGGAACACTCGAGCAACAACCTGCCCCCGAAGGTGACCCGTTTGTCCAGGAGCAGCGGCGCTCCAACAAGCGGGTCATCATCGGCGTGCTGGTCGGCATCCTCCTGCAGTTAAGCTCGATTCTGGTGGTACAGATCTGGCGGCACCTGAATCCGACCGAGCAGGGCTTTATATTGAGCTGGGGGCTGAATCTGGTTGTGGTCTCGGCGATGCTCATCGCTGCTTACTTTATTCGTCGCAAAGGGGCTGCTGCAGCGAATCGAAATCCGTGGGTCTTCATGGAATGGGTGACGATCCTGGTGGCCTGCCTGATGTTACTCAGTCTCTTACTGCCGACGCTGAGGAATCCGGCTAATGAGAAGGTCATTCTACAATACAGTGGGACAACTCCCATCAGCAAGGTAGTTGTGGAAGCCGACCGCTACTATCAGGTTCAATCCTGGCCCTATGAACTGATCGTGGAACCGGGCGTGCAATATATTAAAGTCAGTTTCACCGCCTCGGGACAACTCGTCAAATTCACGAAAAAGATCGACAAACAGCCGGGAGAACCCTTACTGGTTGATCTGACAAGCCAGATTGTCGCGATGACGCGCAATTTACAAAAACCGACACCAGCAGAACTCCGCGGCCCGGGAGCCATTCTCATCAGCGGACAGACACCGTTTCTTCGCGCTGGTATCTTTACCATATATTCACCGGACGCGGCAAGTATGGAGATGGGCGGTGGGGATATGTCGGGCATGGGTATGTCTGGTGAGTTCAGATCTCCAGGGCCTCTCGGCTTTGCCGAACGGTTCTTCACCCTGGAGCCCATGACACATGAAGTGCCCGCCGGCAAATATACGATCCGGGTCGCTAGCACGCTGGCGGGCTGGGAAGGGGAATACAGTACACCCCAGTACGATCTTAAAGAAGTCGAAGTCAAACCGGGCGAAATCGTCTCGGTCACAATCAAGCCGGATTACAGGAAACTGGCCGAAAACCACCCCGACTGGTCCCGAGGAGGGCTCTTCAAGTTTCACTGGGCGAAAACGAACCGCTACAGTCTCAAGATCTATACGCTCTCTCTACCCCAGGCCCTGGTCGTGCAGCAACTGTTACAGGCCTACGCAGACGGGAAACCGGATGTCGCTGAATCGGCTCTGCTGAAGGTCGCCGCGGAGAACAATAAGGCGGAACCGCCCAAGACGCTGGCAGCGATTTTCAACAACGGGCAGCACCCCGCCTGGAAATCGCTGATCATCCCCGGCAAGACCACAGGGACCTGGCGGCTGACAGAACAGCAACTGAACCAGCCTGTTCAGTCGATGGGTGGCGGTGGCTTGGGGGACGGATTCGGTAGCAGAGTCACAAACCCGTTCGGTGGAGGCACATTCGAAAACAATCGCACTCAGTCTCAGCAGCACTCTTTTCCCGAACAGAAACAGGGAACGCAGAACCCATTCAGTCAACAACCAGTCCAGGCGACAAAACCTCGTCCCGCGAGAACACCCTACAAATCGGTTGTCCTCTTCGGCAAAGACCCGGGTATGAGTATCGATCTGGCCCCACTCAAGAACGATTCCGGCACGCGGATCATGAAACGCGTGCAACGCGGCGCGAGTACCTTCGAAGTGACGCCAGGTGAGTACGCTGTCACGGTTAGCACGCAACTCGTCGGCTGGGCCACCAATGGACGATCCGCACGCTATGTTGACTCAGAATTGAATCTGAAAGCTGATCAATCGGTCGAGAAAACGCTGCACTACGACTTCAAAAAGCTGGCCGCGAATCATCGCGACTGGGCCGCTGACGAGCACTTCTACTTCCACTGGCCGAATCCCAAGCAGGGCGTCGGTATGGAATTCGACTTTTCAGCACAGCAGGCAAAAGTGGTTCAGGAACTGTTGCAAGCATTCGCAGACGGCAAGCCCGATGTTCCGGAAACAACGCTCCTTAAGATCTTCGGAAATGTCATCGAGTTGGATAAGTCGTCCAACAGCCAGCTAAAGTCACTGGAAGAGATTTTCTCCGATATCAAGCAGCCTGACTGGAAACAACTGATCGTGCCGGGACAATCAGAGAAAACCTGGCGGCTCGTTGACCCCGAATTCCAGCAGCGACAACAGGCTAAGTCACAAACTACTGAAAAAAGCAGCGAGCCTGTGGGAGGGGGAGTAAAATGA
- a CDS encoding ECF-type sigma factor, which yields MQDITHILQALEAGDLAATDQLLPVVYAELQRLARQKLAHEAPGQTLTATALVHEAYLRLVGQSAEQEWDHRGHFFAAAAESMRRILIENARRKKRLKHGGDHERVDLPEISAPALEQPDDLLALDEALTLFAEEDPQKAELVKLRYFAGLSEQEAADVLGISRATAARHWAYSRAWLYHQMRGDTDQLV from the coding sequence ATGCAGGATATCACACACATCTTACAGGCCCTGGAAGCAGGAGACCTGGCAGCCACCGATCAATTGCTGCCTGTCGTCTATGCCGAACTCCAGCGACTGGCGCGACAGAAGCTCGCGCACGAAGCACCCGGACAGACCCTGACCGCAACCGCGCTGGTCCATGAAGCCTACCTGCGTCTGGTCGGACAGTCCGCGGAACAGGAGTGGGATCACCGGGGCCATTTCTTCGCAGCGGCAGCCGAGTCGATGCGGCGGATATTAATCGAAAATGCGCGACGCAAAAAACGACTTAAGCACGGCGGCGACCACGAGCGTGTCGATCTCCCCGAAATCTCGGCTCCGGCCCTCGAACAACCCGATGATCTGCTGGCCCTCGATGAAGCGCTGACGCTCTTCGCCGAAGAGGACCCCCAGAAAGCAGAGCTCGTGAAGCTCCGTTATTTCGCCGGTCTCAGTGAACAGGAAGCGGCGGATGTGCTGGGCATCTCCCGGGCGACCGCGGCCCGGCACTGGGCTTATTCGCGTGCCTGGCTCTATCACCAGATGCGGGGCGATACCGATCAACTCGTTTAA
- a CDS encoding polysaccharide deacetylase family protein, which translates to MRTTIYLNLMACLWFVCSIGSATQVQAAEWGTLAGKIIYTGKPVKPAQLEITKDREVCCRDKAVHLDDSFLVGKQGGLKNVFVYLQKTDFDQALVHPMYRKLPSTVDLSVKSCTFHPHATGVWYRLQNVSVENQDPIAHNTHFFYFRNTPTSFIASPLGLKKPLEFDTAEPLPTLVTCDIHPWEKAYVLIQDHPYFAITDETGAFEIKNIPVGKWKFQFWHEEGGYIVHEGKPRRGGKTLQIKPGNNDLGVIEVPPEEFDRRVAAPELPAAGVVLTFDDRNMNQWVKQIPLFQKYNAQVTFFVDHFHTLTPQQIDALKQLKAAGHAIGCHGARHRKAVDYVRAHGMERYLEDEIDPAVKRMTDAGFPPTCFAYPSSSRNAEIDQALLKTFRHLRGGTGLPAGQRMRDLKSINVPVDQIADRGCLIGTGIDYAGTEKRPDYLLEIKDAMDHAQQRGEIVVFYAHNISDKGPGHHLQPRVLEAILAHAQQIGLATLTYDDLP; encoded by the coding sequence ATGCGAACTACTATCTACCTGAATTTAATGGCCTGTTTATGGTTCGTCTGCTCCATCGGTTCGGCCACGCAGGTACAGGCGGCCGAGTGGGGAACGTTGGCCGGGAAGATCATCTATACTGGCAAACCTGTCAAACCGGCCCAGTTGGAGATCACCAAGGATCGTGAAGTGTGTTGCCGGGACAAGGCGGTGCACCTGGACGATTCGTTTCTAGTCGGTAAGCAGGGAGGCTTGAAAAACGTGTTCGTTTATCTGCAGAAGACAGACTTCGACCAGGCGCTGGTGCATCCCATGTATCGAAAACTGCCGAGTACGGTTGATTTATCTGTAAAGTCCTGCACGTTTCATCCACATGCAACCGGTGTCTGGTATCGACTTCAGAACGTCTCTGTAGAAAATCAGGATCCGATCGCCCACAACACTCATTTTTTTTACTTCAGGAATACGCCGACATCCTTTATAGCTTCCCCACTCGGCTTGAAAAAGCCCCTTGAATTCGACACAGCAGAACCGTTGCCGACGTTAGTCACTTGTGATATTCACCCCTGGGAAAAGGCTTACGTCCTGATACAGGATCACCCTTACTTTGCCATCACCGATGAAACTGGTGCCTTCGAGATCAAAAACATTCCGGTTGGTAAATGGAAGTTCCAGTTCTGGCACGAAGAGGGGGGCTATATTGTCCATGAGGGAAAGCCCAGGCGTGGCGGAAAGACGCTGCAGATTAAGCCTGGCAATAATGATCTGGGGGTGATTGAAGTGCCTCCCGAGGAGTTCGATCGCAGAGTGGCTGCCCCAGAACTCCCTGCCGCAGGAGTGGTCCTCACGTTTGACGACCGGAATATGAATCAGTGGGTCAAACAGATTCCGTTGTTCCAGAAGTACAATGCGCAGGTGACCTTCTTTGTCGATCACTTTCATACTTTAACGCCGCAACAGATTGATGCGTTGAAACAGCTCAAAGCGGCTGGACATGCGATTGGCTGTCACGGGGCCAGGCATCGCAAGGCGGTCGACTATGTGCGTGCGCATGGAATGGAGCGATATCTCGAAGATGAAATTGATCCGGCGGTGAAACGGATGACCGACGCCGGCTTTCCGCCGACCTGCTTTGCTTATCCAAGCAGTTCGCGGAATGCCGAGATTGACCAGGCTCTGCTGAAAACGTTTCGTCATTTGCGGGGCGGGACCGGGTTACCTGCGGGGCAGCGGATGCGGGATCTGAAATCGATTAATGTGCCGGTTGATCAGATTGCCGACCGCGGATGTCTGATCGGTACGGGCATCGATTACGCGGGAACGGAGAAGCGGCCCGATTACCTGCTGGAGATCAAAGACGCGATGGATCATGCGCAGCAGCGGGGTGAGATTGTTGTCTTTTACGCGCACAACATCAGTGACAAGGGGCCCGGGCATCATCTGCAACCACGGGTGCTGGAGGCGATTCTGGCACATGCGCAGCAGATCGGTTTGGCGACGCTGACTTATGATGATCTGCCTTGA
- a CDS encoding arylsulfatase, which translates to MVHPRSLRYLTVCLSLLALFLATGAVEAAKRPNIILIMCDDMGFSDIGCYGGEVDTPHLNQLAREGMRFTQFYNNAKCTTTRASILTGLYPRFGKGGHLRQNMVTLGEAMKVAGYQTGLSGKWHLMKTKGYAKSKVPGGWLDRYDKTTHPYFRGFDSYYGVLDGCCNFFDPTISDPPYKRAGIRSFGHDDKAVTEFKDGYYTTDAFTDHTLGMIRSYSQNEQPFFIHLCYTAPHYPLHAKPEDIRKYVGKFKMGWNQLRKNRWERLQELGIAGENWSLSEGDSRSYDWETANQDFEDLRMAVYAAMIDCMDQNIGRIRETLKETGQLDNTLIVFLSDNGGCSEEPGGRDPNVRRPGPKDDYVAVGPAWGWAQNSPFRRYKSWVHEGGISTPCIAWWPGKVPANSINRSPAHIIDLLPTFLEIAQTEYPQSYQGHELLPLEGTSMLSLLAGEHKTLHDSLAWYWSGNRALRQGPWKLVWDKGVKQWELYDISADRCETNNLADQHPERVQQMAQDWFTWANKVELNAKSKSK; encoded by the coding sequence ATGGTCCATCCGCGCTCCCTTCGTTATCTCACCGTCTGTCTGTCGCTGCTGGCACTCTTCCTTGCTACCGGCGCTGTTGAGGCCGCCAAACGACCGAACATCATTCTGATCATGTGCGACGACATGGGCTTTTCGGATATCGGCTGTTACGGAGGCGAAGTCGATACGCCTCATCTGAACCAGCTCGCCCGGGAAGGCATGCGGTTCACCCAGTTCTATAACAATGCCAAATGCACGACGACCCGCGCCTCGATACTGACCGGCCTGTATCCCCGCTTCGGTAAAGGGGGACATCTCAGACAGAACATGGTCACGCTGGGGGAAGCGATGAAAGTCGCCGGCTACCAGACCGGCTTGAGCGGCAAATGGCACCTGATGAAGACCAAAGGTTACGCCAAGAGCAAAGTCCCGGGAGGCTGGCTCGACCGCTACGACAAAACAACGCATCCCTATTTCCGTGGCTTCGACTCGTATTACGGCGTGCTCGATGGCTGCTGTAACTTTTTCGACCCGACCATCTCCGATCCCCCGTATAAAAGAGCAGGGATCCGCAGTTTCGGTCATGACGACAAAGCTGTCACCGAGTTCAAAGACGGCTATTACACCACCGATGCCTTCACCGACCACACCCTGGGGATGATCCGCAGCTACAGCCAGAATGAGCAACCGTTCTTTATTCACCTCTGTTACACCGCGCCCCACTACCCTCTGCACGCCAAACCGGAAGACATCCGGAAGTACGTCGGTAAATTCAAAATGGGCTGGAACCAGCTGCGTAAGAACCGCTGGGAACGTCTGCAGGAACTCGGCATCGCCGGCGAGAACTGGTCGCTCTCCGAGGGTGACAGTCGCAGCTATGACTGGGAGACCGCGAACCAGGATTTCGAAGATCTGCGTATGGCCGTCTATGCCGCGATGATCGACTGCATGGATCAGAACATCGGCCGCATCAGAGAGACACTGAAAGAAACCGGACAACTCGACAATACACTGATCGTGTTTCTTTCCGATAACGGCGGCTGCAGTGAAGAACCGGGAGGACGCGATCCCAACGTCCGCCGCCCCGGTCCGAAAGACGATTACGTCGCCGTCGGTCCCGCCTGGGGCTGGGCTCAGAATTCCCCCTTCCGCAGATACAAGTCCTGGGTTCACGAAGGGGGCATCTCCACTCCCTGTATCGCCTGGTGGCCCGGCAAGGTTCCCGCGAACAGCATCAATCGCAGCCCCGCGCATATCATCGATCTTCTGCCCACCTTTCTGGAAATCGCGCAGACCGAGTACCCCCAGTCTTACCAGGGTCACGAACTGCTCCCCCTGGAAGGCACCAGCATGCTCAGCCTGCTCGCAGGTGAGCATAAAACGCTGCACGATTCGCTGGCCTGGTACTGGTCCGGCAACCGGGCACTCAGACAGGGACCCTGGAAGCTGGTCTGGGATAAAGGCGTCAAGCAATGGGAGCTCTACGACATCAGTGCCGACCGCTGCGAAACCAACAACCTCGCGGATCAGCACCCCGAACGCGTCCAGCAGATGGCACAAGACTGGTTCACCTGGGCCAACAAAGTGGAGTTGAACGCCAAGAGTAAATCGAAATAG
- a CDS encoding twin-arginine translocation signal domain-containing protein yields the protein MSASNQTRRDFLKTTAAGTTAALFGAPAIHADSKTDSRIVLGTGDYQYEVTHDWARLPSKFTWQTTHNVAIDKDGFVYVIHEGRADQKDHPSIFVFDPKGKFVRAFGNQFQGGGHGLEVRQEGKEQFLYVTGYQHLKTFAKLDLKGETVWQKYAPMVSGFYASGEATRPEKVWGRDRFLPTNFAFHPDGGFFLADGYGAYQIHRFSKDDKWLSAFGGQGKEDGKFNLPHGLWIDDRPGREASVVVADRANARLQWFTLDGKHLETMTGFILPANLDTYKDLLLVPDLASRITLLDGKNKVITHLGQDPDWAKAMKSAKPRMRETPEKWQAGRFVHPHDACFDQEGNIFVAEWVATGRISKLKHLG from the coding sequence ATGTCAGCTTCAAATCAGACGCGTCGCGACTTTCTTAAAACCACCGCAGCCGGAACAACGGCTGCTTTGTTCGGAGCCCCAGCGATTCACGCCGATTCCAAAACGGATTCGCGGATCGTACTTGGTACGGGCGATTACCAATATGAGGTGACCCACGACTGGGCCAGGCTCCCTTCGAAATTCACCTGGCAGACCACACATAACGTGGCCATCGATAAGGACGGCTTCGTCTACGTGATCCATGAAGGACGGGCGGACCAGAAAGATCATCCTTCCATCTTCGTGTTTGACCCCAAGGGGAAATTTGTGCGTGCCTTCGGCAACCAGTTCCAGGGGGGCGGGCATGGACTGGAAGTCCGCCAGGAGGGGAAGGAACAGTTTCTGTACGTGACCGGGTATCAACATCTGAAAACTTTTGCCAAGCTCGATCTCAAAGGAGAAACGGTCTGGCAGAAATACGCACCGATGGTGTCGGGGTTTTATGCTTCCGGGGAAGCAACGCGTCCTGAGAAGGTCTGGGGCCGGGACCGATTCCTGCCGACCAACTTTGCCTTCCATCCGGACGGGGGCTTCTTCCTGGCCGACGGTTACGGGGCGTACCAGATTCATCGCTTCAGTAAAGACGATAAATGGCTGTCCGCATTTGGGGGACAGGGGAAAGAGGACGGAAAGTTCAATCTGCCCCACGGTCTTTGGATCGACGATCGGCCGGGCCGCGAGGCTTCCGTGGTCGTTGCGGATCGGGCGAATGCTCGTCTGCAATGGTTCACGCTGGATGGCAAGCACCTGGAAACGATGACCGGCTTCATTCTGCCTGCGAATCTCGATACTTATAAAGATCTGCTGCTGGTTCCTGACCTGGCGTCGCGCATTACATTGCTGGACGGTAAGAACAAGGTGATCACACACCTGGGACAGGATCCGGACTGGGCCAAAGCGATGAAGAGTGCCAAGCCACGGATGCGGGAGACTCCCGAAAAATGGCAGGCGGGTCGCTTCGTGCATCCGCATGATGCCTGTTTTGATCAGGAAGGCAACATCTTTGTCGCAGAATGGGTGGCCACGGGCCGGATCAGTAAACTGAAACACCTTGGATAG